A window of Desulfobulbus oralis genomic DNA:
CGGTCAGCGAGGCCACGCTTGAACAGTGGCAGCGCTTCAGCTACCAGCAACTCGCGCTGGAGCTGCTCTCCCTCTTCATTGACGACATCGGGCGACAGACGCTCAACGAGCTGATCGAAAGCGCCTACGCGCACTTCGACCACCCGCAGGTCACGCCCATGCGACGGCAGGGAGAGCTGTTCATCCTGGAGCTCTTTCACGGCCCGACCCTGGCCTTCAAGGACGTGGCCCTGCAGCTTCTGGGCAACCTCTTTACCCATGTGCTGGGCCAGCGCGGCGGCTGCATGAACATTCTGGGCGCGACCTCCGGCGACACCGGCAGCGCGGCCATTGCCGGCGTGCGCGGCAAGCCGGGCATCAACATCTTCATCCTGCACCCCCACGGCCGCACCAGCCCGCTGCAGGCCCTGCAGATGACCACGGTGCTGGACAAAAACGTGTTCAACATCGCGGTGCGCGGCTCATTCGACGACGCCCAGGCCATTGTCAAGACCCTGTTCAACGACCTCGCCTTCCGCGACCGCTATTGCCTGGGCGCGGTCAATTCCATCAACTGGGCGCGGATCCTGGCGCAGGTGGTGTACTACGTGTTCTCGTATCTCAAGCTGCGCGGGCTGGGGCACAGGAGCGTGGACTTTGCCGTGCCTACCGGCAATTTCGGGGACATCTTCGCCGGCTTTGTGGCGAAAAACCTGCTGCCCAGGGGCTGCATCCAGCGTCTGATCCTGGCGACCAACGCCAACGACATCCTGACCCGCTTTGTCAAGCGCGGCGACTATTCCCGCAGCCAGGTCATCCCGACCAGCAGCCCGTCCATGGATATCCAGATCGCCTCCAACTTCGAGCGCTATCTGTACTATCTGCACGACGGCGACAGCGCGGCGCTCAGGGCCGACATGGAGCAATTCGCGCAAAGCGGCTGTCTCGACCTCTCGCGCTTCAGGGCGCGTACGGCCGAAGATTTCCGTTCCCACTCGGTTTCTGAAGACGAGACCATTGCCACCATTTCCGAGTTTTACCAAAAACACGCTTATCTGCTCGATCCCCACACGGCGGTCGGCGTCAGGGCGGCCATGGCCTGCCGGGAGGAGCGACCCGTGATCTGCCTGGCCACAGCCCATCCGGCCAAGTTCGTCGCTTCGGTGCAAAAGGCCATCGGCCGGGAAGCGCCCATGCCGCCCCAGCTTGCCGAACTGGCCCACAGGGAAAGTCGCTGTGAGGTTCTGGACGCGGATGTGGAGGCGGTGCGGAACTTTGTCGTGGCCCATGCCCTGCAAAAACCCGGATCATGACCACGACCGGGCAGAAGGACACACATGCGTTCCGACAGGAGGTCGAGGAATGCGCCGCCTTTCTGGCAGCGCGTCTGAGGGCAACACCGGAAATCCTCATCCAACTGGGCACCGGCCTGGGCGAACTGGCCGGTGCGCTGGCCGAGCCGCAGCGCTTTCCCTACGCAGAACTCCCGCATTTTCCCAAAACCACGGCGCCCAGCCATTGCGGCCAGCTTTGGCTGGGCAGGCTTGCCGGCAGGAATCTGGCCATCTTGCAGGGCCGCTTCCACTTTTATGAAGGCCACAGCGCCCAAAGGGTGGGCTTTCCCATCCGGGTCCTGTCCCGGCTGGGCGCCCGCATGGCGCTCATCGCCAATGCGAGCGGCGGGCTGAACCCGGCCTTTCGTCCGGGCGACATCATGCTGGCCAATGACCACATCAATCTCCTGCCCGACAATCCGCTGCGCGGCCCCAACCAGGACCAGTGGGGGCCGCGTTTTCCCGACTGCTCCGCGCCCTACGACGCCGGACTGCGTCAGGGGCTCATGGCGAGCGCCGCAGCGCTGCAGCTCCCGGGTCTGCGCAGCGGCGTGTACGTCTGTGTGCCCGGCCCCAGCCTGGAGACCCCGGCTGAAACCCACTATTTCAGGCAGATCGGCGGCGATGCCATTGGCATGTCCTCTGTCCCCGAAGTGCTGACCGCCCTGCACGCCGGCATGCGTGTCGCCATGCTCTCCGTGATCGCCAACGTCAACGATTCGGACGCCTTTACGCCCATTCGCATCGAAGACATCGTGGCCGCGGCCCAGGCCGCCGAGCCACGACTGCGGGCGCTTATCCACCACTTCATTGCCGCCTCATGACCCAGCCCCTTCTGCTCAGCGGCCGGTACCTGCTCACACTGGACGCCGCCCATCCCTGCATCGAAGACGGAGCCCTGCTCGCCAGAGACGGCCGCATTGCCGCCATAGGCACCCGCGCCGAACTGGCAGCCC
This region includes:
- a CDS encoding purine-nucleoside phosphorylase, whose product is MTTTGQKDTHAFRQEVEECAAFLAARLRATPEILIQLGTGLGELAGALAEPQRFPYAELPHFPKTTAPSHCGQLWLGRLAGRNLAILQGRFHFYEGHSAQRVGFPIRVLSRLGARMALIANASGGLNPAFRPGDIMLANDHINLLPDNPLRGPNQDQWGPRFPDCSAPYDAGLRQGLMASAAALQLPGLRSGVYVCVPGPSLETPAETHYFRQIGGDAIGMSSVPEVLTALHAGMRVAMLSVIANVNDSDAFTPIRIEDIVAAAQAAEPRLRALIHHFIAAS
- the thrC gene encoding threonine synthase, yielding MRYISTRGGIAPLPFQDALMMGLARDGGLLVPERLPSVSEATLEQWQRFSYQQLALELLSLFIDDIGRQTLNELIESAYAHFDHPQVTPMRRQGELFILELFHGPTLAFKDVALQLLGNLFTHVLGQRGGCMNILGATSGDTGSAAIAGVRGKPGINIFILHPHGRTSPLQALQMTTVLDKNVFNIAVRGSFDDAQAIVKTLFNDLAFRDRYCLGAVNSINWARILAQVVYYVFSYLKLRGLGHRSVDFAVPTGNFGDIFAGFVAKNLLPRGCIQRLILATNANDILTRFVKRGDYSRSQVIPTSSPSMDIQIASNFERYLYYLHDGDSAALRADMEQFAQSGCLDLSRFRARTAEDFRSHSVSEDETIATISEFYQKHAYLLDPHTAVGVRAAMACREERPVICLATAHPAKFVASVQKAIGREAPMPPQLAELAHRESRCEVLDADVEAVRNFVVAHALQKPGS